The Gordonia iterans DNA window ATCAGCCGCGCCGAGCACAGCTGGGCCACCGCCGGCGGCGGACGCGGCATCAACCTCCCCGTGCGTCCGCTCGCCGGGCGGGACTTGACGCCCTACGAGCTCGACGGTCCGCCGGTCCTCACTTTCGAGCGCAGCCACGACCTGTTCGGTGACGGCGGCGTCGTCCTGGTCGACATGGCCGGACACACGCCGGGCAGCGTCGGCGTCCTGCTCGCGCTCGACGACGGCTCGCGGGTGCTCCTGGTCGGCGATGCCGTCTGGCACACCCGCCAGGTGACCGAGATCCGGCAGAAGGCGCCCTTTCCCGGCATGCTGGCCGACTCCGACCGGACCGCCGCGTTCGCGACGATCCACCGCATCCACGCCCTGCCGCCCGGAATTCACATCGTGCCCAGCCACGACCGCGACGCGAGCACGCGGTGGATCCACCCGGCCTTCCG harbors:
- a CDS encoding MBL fold metallo-hydrolase; this encodes MGQTGLSTGDIDFVLPTHLHWDHISGVLELPGETPLHISRAEHSWATAGGGRGINLPVRPLAGRDLTPYELDGPPVLTFERSHDLFGDGGVVLVDMAGHTPGSVGVLLALDDGSRVLLVGDAVWHTRQVTEIRQKAPFPGMLADSDRTAAFATIHRIHALPPGIHIVPSHDRDASTRWIHPAFRA